In the genome of Oryzias melastigma strain HK-1 linkage group LG19, ASM292280v2, whole genome shotgun sequence, the window gatttatttctttttgctatttttttaaacacattttcaaaacaaaatgtgggATTTAAAGACTGATAGATTATCTTCAGTAGATACAGTCTATAGGATATTCTttaagtcaaggcccgggggccggatccagcccaacatgcttttttgacaaaatgttctctcttttgcagatgatgttacTTTTTATAATTCTAGCAAATATTCAGAAAACTGAAAGGCTGACGCAGATATTCATCActtaaggcacatgtgtcaaagtcaaagcccgggggccggatccggccctccaggtaattatgtccggccctccagatcactttattttattgctattaatggcccaatgtgcaaaccttgtgctcatttctaacttgtataattttgacaaaatatattttatggagagtaaaattttgatagttatttaaggtttattctggaatattattcctgcctttttattactcatatttacattaaaaagatacggttttaaaggtttaaaaattaatattcttttagcttttttaactattttggtttttacttcatttttaaggctattttggagtttagctaatatttcagcaacatgatatctgttttgactaattttggcattttcttgtctgtttttgaggctgtttttgagtttagttaataatttagccaaatggtaattgttttggctaatttaggctttttcagtttttgaggctgttttggagtttacctaaaaTATCAGcgacacgctagctgttttggttaatttttctttttctttttaatttttaaggctCTTTTGTAGTTAGGCTactatttacatgctagctgcttatgctaatttgttcttttttttagtttttaaggctaatttgaagtttacccatttttagctacatgctagctgtcttggctaacctaggctaacctaagttttttttaggctactttggcatttagctaatattttatctagttattagcttcagcattttttagctattagcttcataattttttagctaccaagtttagcatcttcagctatcagcactagcatcttctgcagccaaattcagcttacagcaggtgatgctatatatttagtaaataatgatgttaaagttacggttttaaagtttaaaatattcgttttagagtgttaaataaatgtctatcctgttcgacctattttggattttagccccttgtgcgattgagtttggcacccctgatttaaaccaTTTCCCTTAAACATTTAGAAAGACAttttaataagttttaaaatttctaATTGACCAgtgtttaaattttatattaaatactGAAGCTGTCATTTAAACATGTAAagtaataacattaaaaaaacaacagcagttcaggttttttaattttatgatgtAACCCAGGCCGATGTGTCAGGATGAAGACAAAGTTCTTACTTTGGTTTGCCACCTTTCGGTGACTGGAGTGGTTGGAGCAGATTTGTATTCTGGCTTTGGTGAGGCAGGTGCATAGAACAGGGTCTGCTGCACAATAACTGGGTCATCGCGGGGCCGAATGTCCACCCGTCCCATGGGCGTATGAGGTCGTGACCCCAGCTCTCTTCTTGAAGTCAAAGAATTTGCTCCACTGATTTCTCCTGGAAGTGCCGTGTTGTCATCAGGAGGAGAGTCCTCCTCTCTGTTCGGTCTTCTGCTGAAACCGGCGGGGCTCGGAGTTCGATTTGAAGGGCTgtggaaacataaaaaacaaagaaacttcctcTGCTTCTACCTGGATGGTTGAGGATGTGTCACTCACTTTACCAACCTTCTGTTTCTGTGATGGACGCTCCGCCTGCCCCTCTGCTCCGAGTGTGACCTCCCCACCCGTCCACCGAGGTGGCCCGGCTCACTCAGGGTTCTGCTGACGTGTCTGTGTTTCTGAGAGGGACTCTGCTCATCTGAGGGAGATTTGGGGAAATCCACAGATTCTGTGCTGCCACCGATCACGGTAAAATCCTGATAACTCGANNNNNNNNNNNNNNNNNNNNNNNNNNNNNNNNNNNNNNNNNNtctgttttacaaaaaaaaaaaataacctgtacCTGTTTATCATGGCGTCCGACTCCATTGTGGCAGATTGACTGAGGGCTCGAACCCAACCCAACATGTCCTCTTGAGTGTCGGCACTGAAGAAGTAGGAGCGCATGCCCTGATGGACCACCTTTAggtacaaaaacatgcaaaataaacTCATAATAAGTAATATTTAGATCCAGAATGGTAATTTGGTACATTTTGTactccataaaaacatttttatttgcaaatatttacatCAAATTACCCATTGAGGCTAAGTGTGATCAGTTTGTCTGGTTTATATCTAAGTTTGCATGATTATTTATCAATCTCTCTCACTACGGATTGatctataaataaaagaaggatgctaaaacgattaaaaaatgtaggatTTGCAGGATTTTATCCCAAAGCATTAGTTCTCCTGTAATCAGCAAGCATTTCCTCTTCAAAATCATTCCTTCCAACGTATATGACGTACTAAACAAACTTTATCAAGAGTTTTCATGAAatcaagcaacatttttttttttaaattaggggaaatttttcaaaagatgaataaaaatcaGGAACTTTCTTAACTTGTAGGTTTTAGTGgttcacaaacaaaaataaaggataATATTAATGATAATATTAACATGCAGGATACCTTGAAtgtgaacttcctgtttttgcatTCTCTTGGTGTGCAGAAGAGGATTTTGTAGCTCGGCAGAGGGATGCTGCCCAACACTGATTCTTCTCGGCTATCTGAGGacacaagaagaaaaatactCTATTTATAGTtcataataaaaactgaaacattgaTCTATCATTGCTCCTACCTTTATAGTAATAAAGACAGTAGTTTGAGAGCACGAACCATCTTCTTTTCCAAAGCTTCAGACCAGAACTATCCTGtaaaaagtgcagtttttaatcaaaaataaaaacatttttttgttctttttgtcattgtttgttttattgaaatagtACTTTTTTGTTGAGCCATCCTCGAATGATCACAGGAAAGTTAGGGTCTCTTTTGGCAGCCTGACATCTCTTCCCAAACGTTTGAACCTTTCCGTCGTTTTCCTGTTTACAATATGACACAAcgttaaaagcacaaattcacacattttaatacattttcttaaaaaaagggaaaacaaaccGTCATGACTGGAAAGTAAGAAATTGTGGCCACACTTGATGCTTGGCTCACCCTGTCCTGATCATCCATTctagacaaaaacattcagaaaaagtTGAAAGAGCTGAAAAAAGTAGCCAAAGATGGAGGAACCAGTTCACATGTCCAGTCACATGTGCGGTAAAACACCCCAGTTGCTCTATTTATCAGAAGCTTGCAAAGATATAAGATCTTACCATCTCTTCTTGTCACTCCCACAAACATATGTTTTATTCCCATAACACTAAAATTTATTTTCTCCTCGGTCCGATATTCCTTCCTTTAATGTGGTGCTCTCCCACTTGTAGCCAAACTCTCCTGCAGTTCTATTCTGAGCCATAACAGGCCAGCGCTCATCCCCACCATGGAACTGACAGGTGACAGCTGCGTCGCCGTGGTAGCAGGGAGGGGCCGCGAGTGTGAAACTAATCTGGCAGTATGGGGCAGGCTGGTATGAAGAGGAGAGAAAGGTTGGGCAGGCGGCAGAACTGCATCTTATGGATGGaagaactgaaataaaattaaatgagttCATGTTTCCTCTTTAAATGTAATCTGCTTATTCGATTTGGTTCTATCTGTCTCAGGTTTGCACCTGCTGTCACTCCTGCATCCATATGAGGATCATTTATGTGGAAATTCATTAAGTTTGTGtgtaaaacttaaattatttcactAGTGAgggtagaaaaataataatttagaaaaggaaactatttaaaaactgactttaaaaatgttaattgtttactaaaatagtgaaaaaaattcCTAAGCAtgattaataaacaaaaatatatatacttggTCTGATAATAACTGGATTATAACTTTgcaaagattaaaaatgcaaacactaAGTGGGGAAAATGTTATAAGAGTTTGCTTTTTCCTTCTCATTTTCATAGAACCAAACAaactacttgactttagttgatacagtttttaataaatttcaAGTGACTTAAGTGTGAATTGTATAAATCtctgcaaaaatgttcatgattACAATTAAATACactattattttcttcttaaattaacatgtattttattttaactcattGATTcacattaattaaataaagaaatgtcttaattttgtaaaataactttatctgtgtgatttgtttttgttgtagtgTCTGCAATCAATgcaaaagataaacaaaaacaaaacacatctaaataaatcaaattaaatcaaatcaattacaTGATGTTGAATCAAcagaaattaaatcaaatcaaatcaaaataatttaaaacagattaaatgacataaaatttaaatttaaagaaatccaatcaaatcaattttataatatcaaatcaaattaaatcgtATGAATTCAAATtacattcaaattcaaatcaaactcAATTAAACTGGATTAAAGCAACATTACattacaattaaattaaaactaaattaaaattaaaataaaattgaaattaaaattgaaattaaaattacaattacaattacaattacaattgaaattgaaattgaaaataaaataaatttaaataagaatcaattaaatcagattaaattaaatcaaatccaaTTATTTGgaataaatgattaaatcaaataaaatcaatttaatctgattaaatgaagttaaaataaatcaaatcaatcaaattgGATCAAATCAAAACTCTAAATATGTGCTCTTTTAACCTTTGTGAAACCCAGATGAACCCACAGATAGGAACATCATGAGAGCGTTCTCACCCTCACCACGGGGTTCGGTGAGGATTTGGCATCAGCACGCTGTGTCTAAATCAACCACAATCTCCAACCAGCCTCCCAGGAAAAGAGACTCAACAATCGGCTCTTTGTGAGGAATCTGAGGGACGAACAACTCCGGAGCTGCTGGGGGTTCTGTGGGTGTTGGGAAATATTCGGAAAATCTCCTCCTTGATCAGTGAGGGTTTCTTACCCAGAGAAGTCGGGACTTGAAATGCTAAAGAGGGATGTTGGGGAGGACAAACGGAGGGTTTGTGTATGACACAAGTGAGCTTTGTGACGCCTGAAGACTCTCAAACGTCATGTGAAGTCGGACAAGGATTAGTGGAATACATTTGCTGGgaaaataatactttttgtCCAAAGCAAACATTTGCATATCTCTGTCAATCTTACAGTCagacaaaagataaaaatgtccttttagcAAAATCGTGGTTTAAATCTAGAGATGAAATGCgtcaataaaatcatttttttatgattttacataaaatgaaacaataattaTGAGGAAGTACACCCTTATATGGAAAAATACATTGTTTCAGGAGGATGAAATATTTGTCACTAACTTTAtctacaaaaaacattaaaaataaagataaatccATGTTGTTAGGAGGATCATTTACCTGAAATTGTCTCACCTTATTAGTTTCGCTCTCCTGCTGTCTCCTTTCAGGTCCATCACTTGGCTGTCTTCCTCAGCATCTCCTCGGGAAGGATCCCTTCAAGCACCTCCTCAGCTGGGCTTCCCATGTACTGGTGAAGCTGTGTGACTTTCTCCAGACGTGGAGTGAGATGAGTGTTCTACCTACGCTCctttgcttttctgttttctaacaGTGAACTCTCTGTGAGCCCCTTTCTCATCATTCCGTCTCTTTCTCCGTCCCTCCCTCTTCTACTCCGTCTGACCCACATATTCTCACAAAATCaacttcttttgtttgttttcgttttaaaattctagtttttttgctaatacaaagtgttttttaagtaatatttaaTCTCACTCCTTAAAAACTTTAACTGTAtgatattttcttacttttaatttaaagattcaggtgatttttctttcttttttatgtctaaacattaaattaacccaaaaaaatgctcaatttttatctaaattctaCTATTTTTGGTGGAATTTGGtctaaaatgtaacaaaattaaattattccACATTTGATATAATCgcctattaaaaataaactttagtattgttaaaaaattgacataaatatgtggaaaaaactgtaaaaaaaagaaattaagtcTAATTAAGCTACGTAAGATGTTATAATTTAACACTAGACTCATTTGTATTCTACTAAAACCTCCACCTACCAACTCCCAAGAGTATAAGCAAATGTAAATGCAGAATTAGTTAGTTTTACTGACAAAATATAACGAgagtaaacatgtatttttatattatttatatttgtgaataattaatgaatttattacatttgataAAAGCTACAGCATTTCTTTAGGACATTTCTGTTAATGTTTTAACATCTACATGaaaactttgttattttttctttgtttcagagtttatttttgaacataatgatctatatttattatttttccagtttattgaACTATCAAAGAGCTcagtttgatatttttggtttattctgTGCAACTTTGATTGTGATGTGACACCTTCTCTCTCAGGAATATGCCTAATAAACAGGCTTTAATTCACTTTTCATCTCTCTatatagtaaaaatgtaaaatataaaacagatgaGGAGTCCTTTacaccaaaatgtgttttatttctgtaatctaAATAGTCTTATTGAAGGCTTAGAGCGGATGCCTAACAACAGGCCTCAGGAGAGCAGGAATTACTGAATGACTAGAGGAAAATATGTGGAGCATTTTAAGTGGTGGATAAGAACAGAGAAGTCAAGGTGAAAGGTCACGTTGTTTCACTGCAGAGCTGAAATGTTGGAGTAGTGAGGTAAAAGAAGATTTATCTCTCAGTCAGTCAAGTCTGAAAAGCTCTACCTGATATTTAGTAATTCTTATAATTTGCATCTTATTTATGCAAACCGTTTTTCTTAGTATGGAGTCtggaaagagccaaaatgaaataaatatatacaccattaaataaataaataaatgtgtcattaattatttaaaagtggcaataaataaataaatgttgaaataaatgtggcattaaaatattaaaatggaacatttaagtatttatttatttcattgtcccttgtaggttaaaagagacacattgaaataaataaatttaatatgaaataaataaataaatgggtaTTGTGACCCAGAATATTTTGAAGTGAGACTTTTATAAGTCTTTCTATTTTAGTAATATTTAAGGATTCATTTCAGCAACAATTTGATTCCTATCgtc includes:
- the LOC112153923 gene encoding pleckstrin homology domain-containing family A member 4 (The sequence of the model RefSeq protein was modified relative to this genomic sequence to represent the inferred CDS: added 34 bases not found in genome assembly), with amino-acid sequence MDLKGDSRRAKLIRMDDQDRVSQASSVATISYFPVMTENDGKVQTFGKRCQAAKRDPNFPVIIRGWLNKKDSSGLKLWKRRWFVLSNYCLYYYKDSREESVLGSIPLPSYKILFCTPRECKNRKFTFKVVHQGMRSYFFSADTQEDMLGWVRALSQSATMESDAMINRYRCFFFCKTDIQ